A window of Toxotes jaculatrix isolate fToxJac2 chromosome 11, fToxJac2.pri, whole genome shotgun sequence genomic DNA:
TCATTGTTTAATATTTGCTTCAGTAATCCTTAGAAAAAGCTGCAGCTATCGCCTCCTCCAAggtctctgtgtttgctttttaacaCCTTCCTCTTAGCGAGAGTGAATTTAAGATTAAATACGAGTGAGAACAACaaatcagttttcagtgtgtgcttgCAGTGATTCAAAAGAAACCAGATATCGACCTTGAGGCTGAGATTTAATTGAGTTTTAGCTCAAGTGTACCTTTCAAGGGATTAGTTGGATACACCAACCTGCAGACCAACCATCCACTCTATCCCAGTCACTAAATTTGGCTTAGCTGCTTCCAGAGAGCAAAAATTACAACACTGTGCTCTCACTGTCTAGCCAGTAAAATGCTTCCTTATTTCCAAGGAGCTTATATAAATACTGGCTCCTTTATCTGtcacagtgcaaaaaaaaaaaaaaaaaaaacatatcactaCCTCTCTTGCTTACTCATCTCTAGCTTGGTTCTATCCTTACATAAAAGAACATGAATGAGCTTCTTCAGCATCTGACACTATATCTGCCTCAAGAAGAtacagatatactgtacatactcaacccaaaaaataaatctaatttaATTGGACTGACAAAAGACTAGGCGTGGCATCAATCAATCACAAACCCGTAAGTGAACTTCAAGCTACTCTGTTCTGGCAGCAGAGTGACTTGTACCTTTGGGGTTCTTGGCTTGAGCAGAGCGGGCAGCTGCCAGGTCGAAGTGTGTTTTGTCTGCATTCTCACACAGCAGGATGATGCGGCACAAGCAGTCGGCGGCAAACACCCGCGTCACCCAGCGCGGAGCCACAGAGGGTTTTGACTTGTCATCTTCGCCCAGGCCTGTGAACATGGTGTCATCGTCCATCTCGTCTTTTTTCTCGGAGTCTTCCTCATCCTTTTCCACCTCAAATGCAACGGCTCCTCCTACATCTGAAAGAGGAGATGGACTATGGTTGGGTGggctataaaaataaacatgtcttaACTTCTCTGACTGCTGTAACTTTGTTTTATGTTCCAGCCTTAATTTccccagaaacagaaaatggtacagtgttgtattttgctgttttgtagATTTACCTGTAGTAGCTGCTAGGACATCCTTACAGAGTTTCAGCCAATGAGAAAGCTTTTCCACAGCAAGAGAAGACAGCATGTGGCCCAGTGTGTCATGGATATCAGAACacagcttcctgtctgtctcgCGATCCAGCATGCCAAACAGAACACCCTCCAGACCGGTTTCTGTGATGTTCAGATCTGAACCAGGGACAAACAATGACAGAGTCACAGTGTCTCGCTGGGGTATAATAACTAAACAGAATGCTCTTGTCAGGTACATGATTTATACTCACTGATTGTAGTGCTGTCTTTGctgtctcctgctctcttcGCCAGGCTCATGGCATACTCACAGACCTCTGCAGCTTCCCTCTGGGCGAGCTGTCTCAAGCACGCCACAGCAGCACGACGCAGCAACAGGTGAGAGCTGCACAGGTGCACCTGCAGGGATCCCATAGCACAGCAGGAAatgattaagattaagattaagataaACTATAAGCACTGTACTTGTGGCCCAAAACTCATCTCTTACACAGAGACAGGGCACCAGGCTGGACAGGTTGACGTGGCGAGGGGCGAAcatgtgcagctgctgcagacatGAGATGGCAGCCGCTTGCACAAGGGAGTCAGAGTGGTCCTGCATTATGGCACAACCAACCAGACAGGACGAGCGTATGGTGGAGATGGTGGCTCCATTTCCTAGTAGagtgacagacaaaaagaaacagcattttttGAAGTTAGAGGAGACAGAAGTCTGCTTCAGTGGCCTATAGTGGGTTAAAAATTGATTacactgccatctgctggtcgAGATGGCttttaaatgtcacagtgaTAGAAACAAagtttgtggtgtttctgcCACAGTTACCCTGTAACTCTGGTCCCACAGTAGTGATGAGAGCTCCCAGGCAGCGGCCCAAACACTGGTGCACCTCTATGTGTGATGGGGGCACAGTGAGGAGCAAGGTGAGCACCAGGGACAGAGTGGGCTCCACGTAGCCTCTGTACATGGGACCACTGGAGTCCACAATCAGAGCCAGAGAGTGCAGAGCCCaagtctgattaaaaaaaaaaaaaagggtagaCAATAACTGAATTAGAATTGAGTAAagcaaaaatgattaaaaaaggCTGATGTTTTTTCCCATCAAATTATGAAATTAGAAATGaaatacaacattaaaaacaacatctAAGTTATCCAGTTCAGACAGAAGAGGCTTAGGGACAAAAAATCATTGAAACCACTTTAATTCCCTTATTTTTATCCAACTATGAATTAATtctaatatacagtatattcctCCTGGGTAATTCACTGTACCTGGACCTCGTGAGAGGACCCATCCTGTGCCAGAGCTAATAGGATGCTGACGCTGGTCTTTAAGTGCTGGCCTGAGCCAATTCCTCCAACATAACGATGCAGACAGCCGAGAGCCAGTGAATGGCCTGTCCTTGAAACTACATCACGGGCTGACTTCAGTCTGGAAATAGAGGAGAAGGACGAGAGATATGGATCACATGATTAAAGCCAAGGACAGAGAAGTAGTTCAAGACCGATGACTCACAATCAACGACTGAAACTATCATCTTCCTGAAAACAtcttaaaaactgttttttgtgtgtaactgGTTATAATGAGGATCAGTTGACCCGAGTCTCTCTTGTTCTTAACAGGAGAAATAACAGGACAAAAAACAgagactaaagaaaaaaaaacacagatgataCAAATATGAAAATCCTACTTGTCAAAGCTGGTCTGCGCCATTCTGGCGATGAAGGTAGCCTCTCCCACCACCTGAGCCATCCTGCCCAGGGCCTCTCCAGCAGCACAGCGCAGGATGGGGTTAGGATTGTCCAAAGCTCCCATCACCAGGGCCAGAGCCGACTTACGCACCTCCTCAGGACCAAGAGTGCTCTTGTTCTCGGCCAAACCCTTCAGccaggcagaaagaaaaacatacattatTTCTCATTGAATGTATGAACAATTAATGAATTAACGAAACATGATATTCTCGTCTTAAGAGGATATAAAGCAAGTTTGCTCACCTTGAGGGCACTAAGCACTGCAGTAAAGATGTTCAGTTGGACTGCCTGCTGTCGAACACCTTTTGCCTGCTTAATACATTCTGCAAAGTGGTCTAGCATCTGCAGCCTGAATCACGTACAAAGTCAGGAGGAACATATTACAAACGAGCATGCCACAAAGATTCATAGTGCAGCAGGGAGTATAAAGAAACAATAAACCAAcacatcacaaaaaacaaatgcaaaatgttgacatgttgccaatacaaatataaaattagtttttattgtttacaaaGCCTTTTAAAAAACTAATTTTTAACATTCCAACTTcacttttcacctgtgtttgAAGGAGACGTGGGGGAAAACCACACCAAACAGAGCCACGGACGCGTCGATGACAGACACACCCAAAGGGAGAGGCCCCGGGATGGCTTCACCTACAGGGACACGCAGGTAGATGGAGGAGGGATCGTGTTCTAGAGCTCCGCTGCCAGATGCACTGTTGGGCTGCAGCTGTTTAGGAACAGTAAAGCAGTAATATTAACACCAATAGCACAGACCAAACATTGTATAGCACCTAAGAAATCTGATTATAATAGTGGAGGTTGTTGCTTTAatcaaataacacaaaataatcaAGCTTTCTGTCTAAATATCTATtatagaaacacaaacagaatcaacatttattttctttactaaCCTGATCCTCTATGGACTTGTGGTCAGTCTCCTGTAGCCAGGAGCCCATGAGCACACTGTCGTCATAGTGACAGAGAGAGCGCAGCaaggaggtggtggtgttggcTGAGTTGTCAGTCAAAGTGAACTCAGCCACCAGCTCTCTCAGGAGGGCATTGAAACTGCCTACACGAGAGGATTGCAGGGTTTAAAACACCTCCTATAGATGTTCTTAACttcggtgaaaaaaaagtgcagaagTTTTTCTGTTACCTTCATAGGTCTTGGGAGGCAACAGAGCCAGGATGTCATACAACCTGAGCCTCACCATCGCTGCGCTTGCTTTCAGATGAGCACCATGGACCTTAATGATGGCAGGGACACTGAAAAAAAGGTGGAAACATAACAATCATTAGATATATgatcagaaaacaatgaaagaaaagcaggaaagagTTATTACACATGACAAAATTAATGAACTGTCTGTACAAAAATCCTGAAATCCTCCAACAAAGATAAAACACCTCTGTTTTTTGTCATCCAACAGACAGTCATGATTAAAAGCATCACACTCACTGAGACATCATGGTCATGGCACATTCAATGGGAGTCATCAGTCTACGGATCACGTCTTCTGTAAGCAGCTCGGGACAGTGGGCCACAAAGCTACGCATGGCTACAAGAGAAAGGGTTATTAGTCCTAATTATGTCTGCTGAAATTATAGAGAGTGTGAAAGTAAACAGGACGGTGTTTCTTTACCGCACAGCGCTCCAGCTCGGCCCTCCAGGGTGACCTGCCAGGTGAAGGAGTCTCCTCTGGCCTTTTCTGCCTCTAACTCCTTCTGGGAGCGAGGAAACACAttcctccacagcagcagcatcttggGGAGGTGATAGCGTACAAGGGCAGGACCTGGGCACAATGCGGTGACCATGTCGGTGGTGAGAGGGAGACAGTATAACTGACAAATCAAAGCCAAGAGATAAGCAATGTCTAGGAGACTCACCCAGAGTCATCAGGGCCCCTAACAGAAGCCATCCAGCCTGCGTGCGCTGCAGGGACAGTCGACTATTCTGAGCAGCCGTCCGCAGGAGATCTTCAGCTATAATCACGACCAACTACAAGAGAAGAACACAGTGTAATCAGTGAGGCTGATACAGTCATGTCAATCAGGGTGAGGTgacagaaactgacagaaacaaatgagaagGAACCCATAAAAGTGAATCGGTGATTGATCTGTGTATCGTTACAGGCTGCACACCTTGCCCTTGGAGTGGGGGATACCCAGTGGGCACTGGTGTACGCCTCCCAGCAGAGCAGCCATGGCAAAGCTGTAGCCGCTCACAGCTTCAGGTGAactcttcaggttgttgatTCGCTCTGCGCAGCGATCGAGCAGCGGGGTCAGCTGATAGGGCAGGGCCACAGCAACACAGCGCAGGCACCATGCAGCCGCCAAGCGAGCTGCCATGCTCGGGTGCAGCAGCACTGAAGTCACAGTCTCGAGGAGTCCTGGGGAAAAGaacatgaaatgtgtttcaAGCTGTGAATGAACTGAGTCTAAATTCACCACCACTGACTGGAGATTCCAACTTATGTGATTCAGTGAGTACTTCAGGTAGTTAAACAAGGTGGATGTAAGATgttattatgtattttatgtgTCTCACCTATAGAAGGCTCCTGGATGAGCGGTGAAGCTGTGGCACTCAAGCTCTGAACTAGACTGCCCAGTTCTTTCAGTGCGCACACCATAACATGCTGACTGGCAGAGACGTCTGCTGCCCCTGCCTTGTTCTCTCCACTGATGTCATTCACTACTGCCTCTGgaagaacaagaaacaaagagaaaaaaaaagagaaacaagggagaataaaatgtcaaaataaaacagaaggtGAAAGAGATCAAGTTATTAATCAgcttcaaatgttttcatttttattactaATCTTCACAGATTGAAGATATAACAATATGTTACTTCATTCATAGTTCAGAATGTGTGCAGCACTGATGGATAAGGTGGCCTTCAATCAGTATCAACATAGACTGATATATTCTCAGGAACACAGGACTTTGTTTAAGAATCTAATTATAATCCTTTGGCACTATTAAATAAGTATACTGTTGCTTGTAATAACTGACTGACCACATTAGGCCATGCATTGCTGTCACACGTCATGGAGCTGCAAAGTTCTGCAAATACAAAGCTACTACTTCAAAATGCAGAAGAAGACACTGGTATACGCCAAAACCGAGAGCTCAGAGGATTTTTTGATACAAAAAGAACAGAATGTACAAAGGTTAATTAAACTGCTGATAAGCCTAATGGCCATTTATCAAGAACTGAAATCATCAGAGCTCTTAATAGGTAGAAGTCAAGACAGATCACACATAAGGAAAATGTGGATTAAATGACTTTAGGAAGAGATTCAAAGCTGCTTCTTGAACTGTGGCAGTCATGGTTTTTATTCCCCACACAATTTGGGACACAGGGAACCACTGTTGaatacagaacagaacagacactAGGAGGTCCCGCTTCCATCATGGCTCCAGGAAACGGTTTTCCAAGTCACTTTTAGGACagacatttctcatttcaagaAGTCACACAGATCCAGCTGGTTGGAAAAGCTACAAGCAGCAATTATAAAGTGAACAGTGAAGTGGCCATGTCTTTAGAGAAACCAGAcattcaacatctttttttcaaattctgcCTTAACATCAATTAGAACAAAATAATGTAGGTTTGACATAATTTACAATAGTTTAAAGGTTGCAAAGCAAATCAGAGTAAGAATCATCCCTTTTAAATGAGATAAAGCTGATtataaaatgtctgctgtgttgttatagagcagagacactgtgaccaaaataaaactaaacaatgGACAAGCACAAGGAGTGAATACTATTTCTTGTTGATGTGGGGTGGGAATGGCTTCTTCCTACTATGTGTCTATGAATTTAGTGGCACATGCATTTTTTCTGCTAGTGTCAGCCACATGTCAGCATTCAGAAAGAGTAATGTTATCGGCTCCGTGGGGACTGTGATGCAGTAACAGAATAAGAATTCACAGGGAAACAGCCATGAAGGCTACGAAATAATGCAAGCATGAGTAACTTGAATGCTGAGCTGGCAATGAATAATGTTACTGACATTCTGATGCTGCCTGTGGTTAAAAAGAGATgcgaagaaagaggagagtgaTCCAAAAGAAGCAAGAGCCGAAAGCAAATAAGAGAGCAGAAACAGGGAAAGCCATCTCCACATGCAacaccagagacagaaaagaaaaacctttttcCCTGTACACCGCAAGCGCAAACCATGCAAGAAATTTTACAAACTGAATGAAGGgtgaattaaaaatgataatggATGAGTACTTACTCTGTAATGCTCTGAACCGTGACATTTCCCCCCCATCCTCCTTACCCACAGCCCTCATTTGCTTGCTGATGGCTTGGCAGATTTCTTTGCCGGCTGCAATTTGTGCTTTCTCCCCAAGTAAGCCCCCGAGGGTGGCACGAAGCATGAAGGAGACACAGCGGCGTGAGTACACGGCCTCAACATGTGTCTGCGTGGCCCGCGGGTGAGACACCAGGTCCAAAACGTGGGACAGGAATGTGGCAAAGTTGCGCTCTAGCCACTGACCACCAAGTGTAGTCACAAACACAACGTAGGCCTGAGGGAGATAAAGAAAGATTACGTGTGAAGTGGCTGAACCAGACAATTCAGGCTCAGGTTCTCTGAGAATTTCTGAGAATTCAGCTCACCTGTGTGACGCCCACCCGCACCTCCCTGCTGACAGAGCCTCCCCCCTTCAACATCTCCCCTCCGCTCTTCAGGAAGCCAGATCCACCTCGCAGAAATCCAGTGGCCATTAGCTCTAGGACCTCCTCCAGAGTGGCCCGCTTCACATTCTGGCGCATCACTGAGGCAAAACAAGCAGAGATCTTGAAGAACAGGAGTGGCAAGCTAGTTTACTTAGCATGAACATAGCTGAATATAAACTACACAATCAACTCTTTAACCTACCAGCTGCTTGTTTGGGCATCAAAGCAGTAGCCATGACTGTCCCCAGCAGTTTGGCCACTGCTACCCGAACCCCATAGTTGGATCCTTCCAGGGCCTTAAAACACAACGTGGCCATGTTCTCCAGCTCTGTGGTCCACATGAATACTGCCTCATTCTGCAGCTCCAACAGGCACTGATCAGACGAGAACAATAAAGATGGAGCCTTTTAGTCACATTTATATTATGTCTGTACAGAAAACACCTCTTTTGTGTTTGGTGTTTCAACACTGTGCAACCAACGGCCCTTTAAGAGCACATAAAAAGATTGATTTTACATAATATACACCTACCAATATATACAGGCCACACAACTTGTACCATATATAGTTCAGTTGGTGTCATGTATTTTAAACAGGAAGTCTGTCTTTGCACAACACATCTGAGTTTGGTCAACATACATGACACAGCACAAATATGAGTCAGCGGAATTTCTGTGCTTCTAATTACACAGCTTTACTTATGTCCTACAGGGAAAAACCTTAAAAAGTTGCCCaaaccacaaccacaaaaaaaaaaaatcacctggcCCCTTCATCTATATGACAAGAGCACAGAACACTGCCTTGACTTGACTTGATATTGCTGGCAGATGtcacaaaaacattaaattggCTTAGCTTAGTTAAGAACATAAAAGCTACTAATTTCTGAAGCAAAGtttgtttttggaagaaaaGCTCTGATCATTACAATAGGTGTTGGTTCTAGGGGTTATAAGAATCAGTGCAAGGAACCTTCACAAACATTCAGCAGAATGGGACATGATAATGACCACACCTGCTAAATCTaatatacttttaaaaaatCCTTTATAGTTTAATTGAGACATTTTTCTGACACTAACCTTTGCTACCACACAGCGTACGGCCATGGACCTGTCTGTGAGTAGAGAGCGGGCATTCTTGTAGATATCTCTGTGACATGACGCTGCAGCCCCACCCAGCCCACTCAGCACCTTTTGCAGGCTGAGGAGGATCTCTCCTCTGCCTTGGGACTAGATCaacaaagtaaaagcaaaaatacgAGAATTAAAATAGATGTCACACAGGTTTCTGAATAATAAATCTAAATAATTATTCACTGCTGTTCCAATATTCCAATTTACAAGTTGACCTAATACATTCCTGCTACAAAAGACAATGGAAAACTGCATTGAAATTTTGCACTCTTAAAAGTTTTACCTCTGCACTCTTTAATGCCTTCAAAAGATTATTAATTGTGTCTGGAAAGGAGCTTCCCAGCATCCTGCCCATCTTCTCATAAAAGGCTCCCACACATGCCACTGCAGCACTGTAAGAAAAGTTACTGCATGCTGATCACAGATCACTTCAAATTACTTGATAAACAATGCAATAGCATAATCAGATGAGATTTCACAATCAATCATCTTCATCATGAGTTAGATTTAGCCTCAACGCTTTAAACACACAACCCCCATGTGCATGTATATTCCATATGCCCTCAAAGTCTACATTTATCTGTATAGAAACAAGcaagtataaaaaaaatcatgaataaAACCTTGCTAGACACCACAGATGCTGTGTCAACCtctgaaaaacatcacagtatctGCTCATGTACACTTAATCCCCCCTTTTAAACATGAAATCTGCAGATTAACATTTGGCTTAACTGCTGATACCCAGAAGGTGGGGCAACAGAATATGACTGAATAGCTCATATCTAAATGCAAATGTACATAATCTGAAATATACacagtgactgtttttttattttaaatagcaTATAAAGAAATACTGTTGGGATTATAAATGGGATCTTACAGTTTTGTTGGCAAGTACGCAGGTGTGTCATCTTTGCTTTTGATGATGTCATTGCATTTATCCAGAGTCTGGAAAACTGTAAAGGTGTCGCCGATGCTGTAGAGTGTGGCAAGGTTTTTGGCCAGCAGTTTTCTTGTTGGCGGTCCAGGGGCGCTGCTGATCAGTCCTGTCAGCTGTTCCACCAgcttcttctgcttctccttcACATCCACCTGCCAGACAAACCCAAAACAAAGTCACAAACTGTTTCTAATGAAACTCAGAAAGAAACGAAGCTAAAAACAGAACAGTCACCTTATTTGCAGCCACAAGCACTTTATCCAAGAAGCGAAGCCATTCAAAGATGAAGACAGGCCTTTTTGCTTCAGTGATCTGGGCCAAGGCATCTTCGTTGAGCAGCAGACTGTGAGCCAGCTCCATGGCGAGGACCTTTTGACACAGTGCTGTACACCCTCGCCTCTGCAATGTTAAGTTAGGGGATGTGCGTTGTCAGTACATGTCTAATATTTGCCCCTTCATCCAGTCAGATTAGCTATCATGTAGAAAACATTACAACAGTACTTGAGTTACTGAAGCTCTGTGGCCATTTCCCGTCCTTGCAACGACTTGGTTATATTTATACCAGAGACACAAGTAATGATAACATTACAGCAGCTGTCACTGGCTCAGACGTTATTGAACCCGTCCTTATTTGTCGTATAAAGTGTAGcaaactgaaatgttaaagCTTTAACACTTCGCAGTTCTGTGCTGACAGCTGCCTCCTTCCAGCTGTTGATAGGCGAGCCAGTTAGCAACCCAAGCTAGCTAGTTCCTACGAGGAATAAGCTAAACTCCGGCTACACATTCTGACCCAAACAAAGCGTCACCTATCtatcatattttaaaacattcaaatgttaaaaaacacCTTCTGTAACAACAACCTCCTGACATGAGGGATATAAGTGACCAAATTGTTCATCCTACCCGTGTTTCGATAATCCAGGATGAATGACGACGAGTATCAGCGGTGTCGCATTAAAGTTCGTCCGATGTGGACCCAATAAAAtaatttgcaaaaacaaaaacagaaaacgcAGATTAATATAACAAACATAaactgtatttcattgtgtttaaCCTTTTTTCAGTTGTCTCTCAAAGCACTCAAAATGCATACGTTCTCCGGAATTATTTCCCGGAAATTCAGACTTTCCGTCTCCCTTGTTACTACTCGGAATGTATCTGTGAACGAACCAAACACTGTAGAAGCTAATACAAATACTCAGCCGGATAGTTAGACATTACCTGTACCTAGCTGTTGTTTCTGCATTGTTTCTCCTTTGTTTGCGAGGCCATAATGTCTGATGAGGAAGAGGACTATATGTCTGATGCATTTCtaagtaaaatgtaaatattttgtttttctagtgTTCTCTATTAAAACCTGAGGATGCCGAAAATGTTGCTTTGAGGACCATTATGTAGTTTATTGTCCTGTGGTGTCAGCTGCGAAAATATAGAGGTGGGAGTTTGCAGTCATTGCTTTCAGAATAACTATCACTTATCCCAATAACGTTCCCAATGTTCCTCTGTCAGACAAGATGTGAAACCAGGAGTCAGCATGGTGAAGCGGGTAAAAGAAGCAATGAAGAGGGAGGCGCAGCAAAAGGAGAAGAACATTAAGAACCGGCAGAAGACCTAcaaggagcaggagaaggaaagTCGAGAAGCAGCTTTACAGAGCTCCATCAGCAACGAGAACAAGGGATTTGCACTTCTGCAAAAAATGGGTTACAAAGCTGGTCAAGGCCTCGGGAAGGAGGGCAAGTTTCTGCTTTACTgatttgtcttatttttcaaCCTTTTCATTTCTTGCATGTATTAATGTAAATCTGTGTTACCTCTTCAGGAGCTGGGAGAGTTGATCCAATTCCTCTAAACATCAAAACCGGTGggcagtacatttttttttttttttttaatgtgttggaTGACAACATGCATTCCAACTGATGGCTTACCATGTAGCTTTATGTGTATGTTGAATCAGACAGAGGTGGCATTGGAATGgaagaggtgaagaagagaaaagctgaGGAGGAACTTGAACAATATCGACAGAAAGTACGAGCCAAACAACAGAATGAGACCAAATCGCTGGAAGATTTTAGGTAAAGTTTGCAGCTGTCTGCGAGATGCACTGTGGCCAATgtgtcacagtctgtgtgtgtaatcttGGGCTTTTTCATTCCAGGTCAAGAgtaaggacagaaagagaggagcgTAAGATTGAAGGAGATCTCAGACGGAGTCAGCGAGCTTGTGAACAGCTTGACAGTCAGAAGGTTGGAAGAATTATGACAATAGCAAAGGCTTATCAGGACATCACAGTTACCATGGATAAATACAGAATCAATATCACAGAGGAAAGATCTAGATCTGCaaattctcttttcatttcagggCATCACTGTCCCTAGAGAAGACTGGTACTGGCCAAAAGCAGACGCCGATGATGAGGAAGATGCtcacaaggaggaggaggaggaggaagaagaggagattGTGGAATTAACTGTTGGTATTCAGTGTATATAGTATTGCTACTACACTTTTATAGCatttatgtttcatttcatttacattttgttagATATaaatttgtttaattatttcattAGTCTTGTTGCCAACCTTTGTATCACAGCACATAATAGCAGATTTTGCCAGTATAGTACACAAAGTGTACTGGCACAAGGTGCAAGACATGTGTCTAATAGAAATCAGTGATGGTTAATCCTGTGTAATATTGAAACATTGATATGTGCTTCTGTGTTACAGTCATTTGACAAACTGCAAATTTTGACATCCTATTTGAGAGGAATCCATTTTTACTGTATCTGGTGTGGGACCACCTATGATGGTAAGAGTGATGGCAACATGGCTgtagttttattgttgttttactgCCGTTGCtgatacattatatatatatatttgtttttgtttttttttacagatgaaGAGGACTTGTGCTCTAACTGTCCTGGGGATACAGCAGCAGACCATGAATGAACTTGATAAAAAATCTGTGCAGATATTCCTAGTGAAAACATAGTTACAAATGTTTGACCCCTAGAATCATTATATGTGTGAGTGGAGACAGCATTTTACACAGCTGAGTTAATAAAGTGATCAGGATTGGAGCAAGATTTAATTTGGTTATCTTTTTTGAATCTGCTGGCCATCTCTGGAAAACTTCAGTGCTAATTGTCAGTGgtagtctttttttgtttgtttgttttacatttaaaagtccTGTGGGAAATTTATGATacctttttaacatttatattttgaaaagatgcactgtgttttcattaaacAGGTCTGAATTACCAAACAAAATACAAG
This region includes:
- the heatr5b gene encoding HEAT repeat-containing protein 5B isoform X1, encoding MELAHSLLLNEDALAQITEAKRPVFIFEWLRFLDKVLVAANKVDVKEKQKKLVEQLTGLISSAPGPPTRKLLAKNLATLYSIGDTFTVFQTLDKCNDIIKSKDDTPAYLPTKLAAVACVGAFYEKMGRMLGSSFPDTINNLLKALKSAESQGRGEILLSLQKVLSGLGGAAASCHRDIYKNARSLLTDRSMAVRCVVAKCLLELQNEAVFMWTTELENMATLCFKALEGSNYGVRVAVAKLLGTVMATALMPKQAAVMRQNVKRATLEEVLELMATGFLRGGSGFLKSGGEMLKGGGSVSREVRVGVTQAYVVFVTTLGGQWLERNFATFLSHVLDLVSHPRATQTHVEAVYSRRCVSFMLRATLGGLLGEKAQIAAGKEICQAISKQMRAVGKEDGGEMSRFRALQKAVVNDISGENKAGAADVSASQHVMVCALKELGSLVQSLSATASPLIQEPSIGLLETVTSVLLHPSMAARLAAAWCLRCVAVALPYQLTPLLDRCAERINNLKSSPEAVSGYSFAMAALLGGVHQCPLGIPHSKGKLVVIIAEDLLRTAAQNSRLSLQRTQAGWLLLGALMTLGPALVRYHLPKMLLLWRNVFPRSQKELEAEKARGDSFTWQVTLEGRAGALCAMRSFVAHCPELLTEDVIRRLMTPIECAMTMMSHVPAIIKVHGAHLKASAAMVRLRLYDILALLPPKTYEGSFNALLRELVAEFTLTDNSANTTTSLLRSLCHYDDSVLMGSWLQETDHKSIEDQLQPNSASGSGALEHDPSSIYLRVPVGEAIPGPLPLGVSVIDASVALFGVVFPHVSFKHRLQMLDHFAECIKQAKGVRQQAVQLNIFTAVLSALKGLAENKSTLGPEEVRKSALALVMGALDNPNPILRCAAGEALGRMAQVVGEATFIARMAQTSFDKLKSARDVVSRTGHSLALGCLHRYVGGIGSGQHLKTSVSILLALAQDGSSHEVQTWALHSLALIVDSSGPMYRGYVEPTLSLVLTLLLTVPPSHIEVHQCLGRCLGALITTVGPELQGNGATISTIRSSCLVGCAIMQDHSDSLVQAAAISCLQQLHMFAPRHVNLSSLVPCLCVHLCSSHLLLRRAAVACLRQLAQREAAEVCEYAMSLAKRAGDSKDSTTINLNITETGLEGVLFGMLDRETDRKLCSDIHDTLGHMLSSLAVEKLSHWLKLCKDVLAATTDVGGAVAFEVEKDEEDSEKKDEMDDDTMFTGLGEDDKSKPSVAPRWVTRVFAADCLCRIILLCENADKTHFDLAAARSAQAKNPKGDLLVLHLSDLIRMAFMAATDHSNQLRMAGLQALEDIIKKFASVPEPEFPGHVILEQYQANVGAALRPAFSPDTPSDITAKACQVCSTWIGSGVVSDLNDLRRVHNLLVSSLDKVQAGKGSSSQLYSESATTMEKLAVLKAWAEVYVVAMKIKKEAESKPAKPVRSGEDDEDEEDLGAGVLPPDSLITLVQPELPSLSRLWLAMLRDYALLTLPAEFSSQLPPDGGAFYTPETIDTARLHYRSSWAPVLHAVALWLSSTGFGAGEEKEEVPSAPSKAPSLPQGAPSTTKSFEESVKDRMHLMLGVSIEFLCFPRPEEPIEHVMSCLQALCTLLESPCAKTHIAEDQLLAVELLNVLHRLLLTRDPPAVQLQVTAVVQETIRAAQDHLQRQRSSKGKEEEGEKDSHPSLGEGGDTGELVPGKSLVFAAMELLVFILVRHLPQLNTRVKESPSHVPLRPQRLPEESARLVANTVSILAELPSLCSPAGSMTILPTVLFLITGVLRETAVKTSDNSVPVPVSAALQGIKTIITSPLARVESMQTQWTGLVRSSLASVLEYSQPDESRPDMDEISMLTAITLFLLSASSELVGVTVLQKGCMDRFRNGLNSSDPAVQARCYQLLLSVFQHSSRALSTPYIHTLAPLMVEKLKAVERSRPGTAAELQAVQEGIRVLENLVGMGEEQNRVQLLALLVPTLISYLLDENAISSAPQVSKGLHDFALQNLMRIGPLYPAAFKIVIGAAPELKTRLESAIRANQASSKAKAAARQAQPTVQAAPTIKLKTSFF